The Chthoniobacterales bacterium genome window below encodes:
- a CDS encoding ATP synthase F0 subunit C — MTTPLFAQAAAVAADQVANLGVTGSLTFGLSAAGAAIGIGLIGGRAAEAVGRNPGAFGRVLTMAIICMALAEAMGIFGLVFLLIGK; from the coding sequence ATGACCACACCACTTTTCGCTCAAGCCGCCGCGGTCGCCGCTGACCAGGTTGCCAACCTCGGCGTGACCGGCAGTCTCACCTTCGGCCTTTCCGCCGCCGGTGCCGCCATCGGCATCGGCCTCATCGGCGGTCGCGCCGCGGAAGCTGTCGGCCGCAATCCCGGTGCCTTCGGGCGCGTGCTCACCATGGCCATCATCTGCATGGCGCTGGCTGAAGCGATGGGTATTTTCGGTCTCGTCTTCCTCCTCATCGGCAAGTAG
- a CDS encoding adenylosuccinate synthase codes for MANTILVGAQWGDEGKGKIIDFLTDEADIVVRSQGGNNAGHTIVLGGEKYVLHLIPSGILRKGKTCVIGNGVVLDPVALVGEIQGLRDRGIKVGKNLFISGGAHLVMPYHRALDEQREVLKGKNKIGTTKRGIGPAYGDKAARTGIRLADLMNTELFKTKLKARIKENNAVLKSLGGKPVNAKKVEADYLAAAEVLRPFVTNTVVYLHDAIAKGKKMLFEGAQGTFLDIDHGTYPFVTSSNTTAGGACTGSGVPPHRMDTVMGVIKAYTTRVGEGPFPTEDDALGDRLHEMGREFGATTGRARRCGWFDAVAVRYANMVNGIDQLAITNLDGLDGVEKIRICTAYKLDGKKITVLPTQCDEVERCVPVYTEMPGWMTPTDHIAKYAELPENARRYVEKLAELIGTNLSIVSVGPGRDQTIRL; via the coding sequence ATGGCAAACACCATTCTCGTAGGCGCTCAATGGGGCGACGAAGGCAAAGGTAAAATCATCGATTTTCTGACCGATGAGGCCGATATCGTCGTCCGCAGTCAGGGCGGGAATAACGCCGGCCACACCATTGTGCTCGGCGGCGAGAAATACGTCCTGCACCTCATTCCCTCGGGCATTCTGCGCAAGGGGAAGACCTGCGTGATTGGCAATGGTGTCGTGCTCGACCCCGTCGCGCTCGTCGGTGAGATCCAAGGCCTGCGCGATCGCGGCATCAAAGTGGGCAAGAATCTTTTTATCAGCGGCGGCGCCCACCTCGTGATGCCCTACCACCGCGCGCTCGATGAGCAGCGCGAAGTGCTCAAGGGCAAGAACAAGATCGGCACGACGAAGCGCGGCATCGGCCCGGCCTACGGCGACAAGGCCGCCCGCACGGGCATCCGCCTCGCTGATTTGATGAACACCGAGCTTTTCAAGACGAAGCTGAAGGCCCGCATCAAGGAGAACAACGCCGTCCTCAAGAGCCTCGGCGGAAAGCCGGTGAATGCGAAGAAAGTGGAGGCCGACTACCTCGCCGCCGCCGAAGTGCTCCGCCCGTTCGTGACGAACACCGTGGTCTATCTCCACGACGCCATCGCGAAGGGCAAAAAGATGCTCTTCGAGGGTGCCCAGGGCACGTTCCTCGATATCGACCACGGCACGTATCCTTTTGTCACCAGCTCGAATACGACGGCCGGCGGTGCCTGCACCGGCTCCGGCGTGCCTCCCCACCGCATGGATACCGTGATGGGCGTCATCAAGGCCTACACGACCCGCGTCGGCGAAGGTCCGTTCCCGACTGAGGACGACGCCCTCGGTGATCGTCTGCACGAGATGGGCCGCGAATTCGGCGCCACGACCGGCCGCGCCCGCCGCTGCGGGTGGTTCGACGCCGTCGCCGTGCGCTACGCGAACATGGTCAACGGCATCGACCAGCTTGCCATCACGAACCTCGACGGCCTCGATGGCGTCGAAAAGATCCGGATTTGCACCGCCTACAAGCTGGACGGCAAGAAGATCACCGTCCTGCCCACCCAGTGCGACGAAGTCGAGCGCTGCGTGCCCGTTTACACCGAGATGCCCGGCTGGATGACGCCAACCGACCACATCGCGAAATACGCCGAACTTCCGGAGAATGCCCGCCGTTACGTCGAGAAGCTCGCCGAACTCATCGGCACGAATCTCTCGATCGTGAGCGTCGGCCCCGGACGCGACCAAACCATTCGCCTGTAG
- the asnB gene encoding asparagine synthase (glutamine-hydrolyzing), with product MCGLAGFVGRGDRRDLERMTRAIAHRGPDADGHWIEEATAVHLGHRRLAIVDLSGGGQPMATADGALQIIFNGEIYNHVELREQLKARGCVFETDHSDTEVLLHGYREWGDDFVTRLNGMWAFALYDRAAGRLLLSRDRFGKKPLYWFQEGGTFAFASELTALQAHPACPRSLSAIARRKFFAYALIPAPHSILERVWKLPAGHNLTFDLREAAPRVTKYWDLVLEPADPGKSDDALADELLELVDRAVQRRLMADVPLGIFLSGGIDSSLVAALATRHVPAGSLRTFSIGFTEASFDELSWANKVAGLLGTNHQTEVLDLDRALEVLPEIFAKLDEPQGDGSLLPTWLLSRFTRRHVTVALGGDGGDELFAGYDPFLALRKAESYAKHVPRPVHLAIRLLAAQLPVSHANISLDFKIKRTLRGLSHPPSQWNPVWLGALEPGEIREFLGGPIDPEELYSEAIEAWDACPQTDVVARTLQFYTKIYLQDGILPKVDRATMMNSLEARAPLLDIEVADFARRLPSSYKLRGNTTKFLLKRAAARVLPPEIIHRKKKGFGSPIGPWFRTGRLAVRDASPFVRKRSAAHLAGKVDDRLFLWCEHVFEEWKSRRLP from the coding sequence ATGTGCGGCCTAGCCGGATTCGTCGGACGCGGGGATCGTCGCGATCTCGAGCGCATGACGCGCGCCATCGCCCACCGCGGGCCGGACGCCGATGGGCACTGGATCGAGGAAGCCACCGCCGTGCACCTCGGCCATCGCCGCCTCGCCATCGTCGATCTCTCGGGAGGCGGGCAGCCCATGGCGACCGCCGACGGCGCGCTCCAGATCATCTTCAACGGCGAGATCTACAACCACGTCGAGCTCCGCGAGCAGCTCAAGGCTCGCGGCTGTGTCTTCGAGACGGACCACTCCGACACCGAAGTCCTGCTCCACGGCTACCGCGAATGGGGCGACGACTTCGTCACGCGCCTCAATGGCATGTGGGCCTTCGCGCTCTACGATCGCGCCGCCGGCCGGCTACTGCTCAGTCGCGACCGCTTCGGCAAGAAGCCGCTGTATTGGTTCCAGGAAGGCGGCACGTTTGCCTTCGCCTCGGAACTCACGGCCCTCCAGGCCCACCCCGCCTGCCCGCGTTCGCTCTCCGCAATCGCGCGGCGAAAATTCTTCGCCTACGCGCTGATTCCCGCGCCGCATTCGATCCTGGAGCGAGTCTGGAAACTCCCCGCCGGCCACAATCTCACGTTCGATCTCCGTGAGGCCGCGCCGCGCGTCACGAAATACTGGGACCTCGTCCTCGAGCCTGCCGATCCCGGAAAATCCGACGACGCGCTCGCCGACGAACTTCTCGAACTCGTGGACCGCGCCGTGCAGCGCCGCCTCATGGCCGACGTGCCGCTCGGCATCTTCCTCAGCGGCGGCATCGACTCCTCGCTGGTCGCCGCGCTGGCCACGCGCCACGTGCCCGCCGGCTCGCTCCGCACGTTCAGCATCGGTTTCACCGAGGCGTCGTTCGACGAGCTCTCGTGGGCCAACAAGGTCGCCGGGCTGCTCGGCACGAATCACCAGACCGAGGTCCTCGACCTCGACCGCGCCCTCGAGGTGCTCCCCGAGATTTTTGCGAAACTCGACGAGCCCCAGGGCGACGGCTCCCTGCTCCCGACGTGGCTGCTCAGCCGCTTCACCCGGCGCCACGTCACGGTCGCGCTCGGCGGCGACGGCGGCGACGAGCTTTTCGCCGGCTACGATCCCTTCCTCGCGCTTCGCAAGGCCGAAAGCTACGCGAAACACGTGCCCCGGCCGGTCCATCTCGCCATCCGCCTGCTCGCCGCGCAGCTTCCCGTCTCGCACGCGAACATCAGCCTCGATTTCAAGATCAAGCGCACCCTCCGCGGACTCAGTCATCCTCCCTCGCAATGGAATCCCGTCTGGCTCGGCGCGCTCGAGCCCGGCGAGATCCGCGAGTTCCTCGGCGGCCCGATCGATCCCGAGGAACTCTACAGCGAAGCCATCGAGGCCTGGGACGCCTGTCCGCAAACGGATGTTGTCGCCCGCACCCTCCAGTTCTACACGAAGATTTATCTGCAGGACGGCATTCTCCCGAAGGTCGATCGCGCCACCATGATGAACAGCCTCGAGGCCCGCGCCCCCCTCCTCGACATCGAAGTCGCCGACTTCGCGCGCCGACTTCCGTCCAGCTACAAGCTCCGCGGCAACACCACGAAGTTTCTGCTCAAGCGCGCCGCCGCCCGCGTGCTGCCGCCGGAGATCATTCATCGCAAGAAAAAGGGCTTCGGTTCGCCCATCGGGCCGTGGTTCCGCACCGGCCGGCTGGCCGTGAGGGACGCGTCCCCCTTCGTGCGCAAGCGCTCCGCCGCCCACCTCGCCGGCAAAGTCGACGACCGCCTCTTCTTGTGGTGCGAGCATGTCTTCGAGGAATGGAAATCGCGCCGGCTGCCATGA
- the atpF gene encoding F0F1 ATP synthase subunit B, translating into MHDPLTDLMIQFGVNLPKLLAQIILFLILYFALAKFAFGPIIKILEERRRLIEEGQVNAEKIKQQLADAQKHYEEVLHKANLEAQHLIEEARKSGDALTEKKTQEAIREAEAILVRARQSIEVERNQMTSEVKAQLVDLVVNTTTKVTGKVLTPEDQKRLNAETTAQLAA; encoded by the coding sequence ATGCACGACCCACTCACGGATTTGATGATTCAATTCGGCGTCAATTTGCCGAAGCTGCTCGCCCAGATCATCCTCTTTCTCATCCTTTATTTCGCGCTGGCCAAGTTCGCCTTCGGTCCGATCATCAAGATCCTCGAGGAGCGCCGTCGCCTGATCGAGGAAGGCCAGGTCAACGCCGAGAAGATCAAGCAGCAGCTCGCCGATGCCCAGAAGCATTACGAGGAAGTTCTGCACAAGGCGAACCTCGAGGCGCAGCATCTCATCGAGGAGGCCCGCAAGAGTGGCGATGCCCTCACCGAAAAGAAAACCCAGGAAGCCATCCGCGAGGCGGAGGCGATCCTTGTTCGCGCCCGCCAGAGTATCGAGGTCGAGCGCAATCAAATGACCAGCGAGGTGAAGGCCCAGCTCGTCGATCTTGTGGTCAATACGACGACAAAAGTTACTGGCAAGGTTCTCACGCCCGAGGATCAGAAACGCCTCAACGCCGAAACCACCGCCCAGCTCGCGGCCTAG
- a CDS encoding glycosyltransferase family 2 protein → MLSVIIPIYNERETIRLLYEKTAEVLKKVGRPWEILFINDGSKDGSEEELDAVAAGDPHVRVLHFRRNFGQTAAMMAGFDYARGDVIIPMDGDYQNDPEDIPKMLAKLDEGYDVVSGWRRDRQDNAIKRNLPSIMANKLIAFVSGVKLQDFGCSLKAYRREVIEGVRLYGEMHRFLPVYTMWHGAKITEVVVGHFARRAGKSKYGLERILKVLLDLMVVKFLDRHAQKPMYVFGMIGFIMIAISAAFALWALVLNIFDGKPFITTPLPLMTTFTFMTGVLCVLMGLLAEMITRTFYESQGKRIYLVRASRNLDAE, encoded by the coding sequence ATGCTGTCTGTCATTATCCCGATTTACAACGAACGCGAGACGATCCGCCTGCTTTACGAGAAGACGGCGGAAGTCCTGAAGAAGGTTGGCCGGCCCTGGGAAATTCTTTTCATCAACGACGGCAGCAAGGATGGCAGCGAGGAGGAACTCGACGCCGTCGCGGCCGGTGATCCTCACGTGCGCGTGCTCCATTTCCGCCGCAATTTCGGCCAGACTGCAGCGATGATGGCCGGCTTCGACTACGCCCGCGGCGACGTGATCATTCCGATGGACGGCGATTATCAGAACGATCCGGAGGATATTCCGAAGATGCTCGCCAAGCTCGACGAAGGTTACGACGTCGTCTCTGGCTGGCGGCGCGATCGGCAGGACAATGCCATCAAGCGCAACCTGCCGAGCATCATGGCCAACAAGCTCATCGCCTTCGTCTCCGGCGTGAAGCTGCAGGACTTCGGCTGCTCGCTGAAGGCCTACCGCCGCGAAGTCATCGAGGGCGTGCGCCTCTACGGCGAGATGCACCGCTTCCTGCCCGTTTACACGATGTGGCATGGCGCGAAGATCACCGAGGTGGTGGTCGGCCATTTCGCCCGCCGCGCCGGCAAATCGAAATACGGCCTCGAGCGCATTCTCAAGGTGCTGCTCGACCTCATGGTCGTGAAGTTTCTCGACCGCCACGCGCAGAAGCCGATGTATGTCTTCGGCATGATCGGGTTCATCATGATCGCGATCTCCGCGGCATTCGCCCTGTGGGCCCTTGTGTTGAACATCTTCGACGGCAAGCCCTTCATCACCACGCCGCTCCCGCTCATGACGACGTTCACGTTCATGACCGGCGTGCTCTGCGTCCTCATGGGCCTGCTCGCGGAAATGATCACCCGCACTTTCTACGAGTCGCAAGGCAAGCGCATCTACCTCGTCCGCGCCAGCCGGAATCTGGACGCGGAATAA
- the atpB gene encoding F0F1 ATP synthase subunit A: MLLASVVPLNAEPILHGSTVPFAQWLTNSILVTAIVIVAIVAFARKATKQMTIVPTGRQNFFEALIEGLYTMLESIVGRHMIAKTFSFLASLFIFILVSNWFSLLPGVGSIGWGEGKHWWALDVHEPILRPATADLNMTLGLAALAMILWLVWSIQEVGIGGLLHHIFGPKGGMTGLMGKVLVPVFFLIGILEVVSIATRPISLSLRLFGNIYAGENILGMMMSIGKEFHLPDFGVYLLSVIVPIPFYGLELMVGLLQAFVFMLLCAVYLQLSTSHEDEAH; the protein is encoded by the coding sequence ATGCTTCTCGCCTCCGTCGTTCCGCTCAATGCCGAGCCGATCCTGCATGGATCGACGGTTCCCTTTGCGCAGTGGTTGACGAATTCCATTCTCGTCACGGCCATCGTGATCGTGGCGATCGTGGCCTTTGCCCGTAAGGCCACGAAACAGATGACGATCGTCCCAACCGGGCGGCAGAATTTCTTCGAGGCCCTCATCGAGGGACTCTACACGATGCTCGAGAGCATCGTGGGCCGCCACATGATCGCGAAAACCTTCAGTTTCCTCGCGTCGCTCTTTATTTTCATCCTCGTCTCGAATTGGTTCAGCCTCCTGCCGGGAGTCGGTTCCATCGGCTGGGGCGAGGGGAAACACTGGTGGGCGCTGGACGTTCACGAACCCATCCTGCGCCCCGCTACGGCGGATCTGAACATGACGCTCGGCCTTGCCGCGCTGGCGATGATTCTCTGGCTCGTCTGGAGCATTCAGGAAGTGGGCATTGGAGGATTGCTGCACCACATTTTCGGTCCCAAGGGCGGAATGACCGGCCTGATGGGCAAGGTGCTCGTGCCTGTATTTTTCCTCATCGGCATTCTCGAAGTGGTCTCCATCGCCACACGTCCAATCTCTCTCTCTCTGCGACTTTTTGGAAACATTTACGCGGGCGAAAACATCCTCGGAATGATGATGAGCATCGGCAAGGAGTTCCATTTGCCGGATTTTGGCGTGTATCTGCTGAGCGTGATCGTTCCGATCCCTTTTTACGGCCTCGAGCTCATGGTCGGTCTCCTGCAGGCCTTCGTTTTCATGCTCCTCTGCGCGGTTTACCTCCAGCTCTCCACCAGTCACGAGGACGAGGCGCATTGA
- a CDS encoding glycosyltransferase family 4 protein — MSEPLRILCLNYEYPPVGGGGGRIAHRINASLVQRGHAVRVQTAGLRHLPEHETVDGVEIFRAQSFRKREDTCTVPEMALYLATSFLPALRHIREWRPHVIHAHFAVPTGALAWALSLFTGTPYVLTAHLGDVPGGVPEQTAGLFRLVQPFTRPIWKRAAEITAVSTFVADLAERAYGRRPIVVLNGITLGPRPKIVAHSPPRLLFVGRLSVQKNPRLTIQALALVADLPWELHVIGDGPLRSEMEIETRARGLESQVRYLGWLDSTIVAAEMSQADTLLITSLSEGLPMAAIEALDQGLAIISSRIGGVTDVVEDGVNGTLCDLTPESFAGALREILSNPAQLRSLRQASSQRALPFNLETAVDHYEAILHGVTR, encoded by the coding sequence ATGAGCGAGCCCCTGCGCATTCTCTGCCTGAATTACGAATACCCGCCCGTCGGAGGCGGCGGCGGCCGCATCGCGCACCGCATCAATGCCAGCCTCGTTCAGCGCGGACACGCCGTGCGCGTGCAGACAGCCGGCCTGCGCCATCTCCCGGAGCACGAAACCGTCGACGGCGTTGAGATTTTTCGCGCGCAGTCGTTCCGCAAACGCGAGGACACCTGCACCGTGCCCGAGATGGCCCTGTATCTCGCGACGAGCTTCCTCCCGGCGCTGCGGCACATTCGCGAATGGCGGCCGCACGTCATCCACGCGCATTTCGCCGTCCCGACCGGTGCACTCGCCTGGGCCCTCTCGCTTTTCACGGGGACGCCCTACGTGCTCACCGCGCATCTCGGCGACGTGCCCGGCGGCGTGCCGGAGCAGACCGCGGGACTTTTCCGCCTCGTGCAGCCGTTCACCCGGCCGATCTGGAAACGCGCCGCCGAAATCACCGCCGTGAGCACCTTCGTCGCGGACCTCGCCGAGCGCGCCTACGGTCGCCGGCCGATTGTCGTGCTCAACGGCATCACCCTCGGGCCGCGGCCGAAAATCGTCGCCCACTCGCCCCCGCGTCTACTCTTCGTTGGCCGTCTGAGCGTGCAGAAGAATCCTCGCCTCACGATCCAGGCCCTCGCCCTCGTGGCAGACCTGCCTTGGGAACTCCACGTCATCGGCGATGGACCTCTTCGATCTGAGATGGAAATCGAAACCCGGGCCCGGGGCCTCGAATCGCAGGTGCGTTACCTCGGATGGCTCGACTCGACCATCGTCGCCGCGGAAATGTCCCAGGCGGACACCCTGCTCATCACTTCGCTGAGCGAAGGCCTGCCCATGGCGGCCATCGAGGCGCTCGACCAGGGCCTCGCGATCATTTCCAGCCGCATCGGCGGCGTCACCGATGTCGTCGAGGACGGCGTCAACGGCACCCTCTGCGACCTCACGCCGGAATCATTCGCCGGCGCGCTGCGCGAGATTCTCTCGAATCCCGCACAACTTCGTTCGCTACGACAAGCCTCCTCCCAACGCGCCCTGCCTTTCAACCTCGAGACCGCAGTCGACCACTACGAGGCGATCCTGCACGGCGTCACTCGCTGA
- a CDS encoding lipid-A-disaccharide synthase N-terminal domain-containing protein produces MCVSWKWLAAVAVVISLAACEQRSSELDHIGRPVDGTSYSDSANSIKAGLPGARDEVRLVRLPDGSVGYLVQRLGAGTDRLLTAGEFSELVYSARNGRGWLARLLNITSPTGIAWVMIGILGQLIFTGRMLVQWVASEKSRRSVVPVAFWWMSLGGAVMLVIYFVWRRDIVGVVGQGTGLFIYARNLMLIRKSRGS; encoded by the coding sequence ATGTGCGTCTCTTGGAAGTGGCTGGCGGCCGTCGCGGTGGTGATTTCTCTCGCCGCGTGCGAGCAACGTTCTTCCGAACTCGACCACATTGGCCGTCCGGTGGATGGCACCAGCTATTCGGACTCGGCGAATAGCATCAAAGCGGGCCTGCCGGGCGCCCGCGACGAGGTCAGGCTCGTTCGCCTGCCCGACGGCTCGGTCGGCTATCTCGTCCAGCGGCTCGGCGCGGGCACCGATCGCCTGCTGACCGCCGGCGAATTTTCCGAGCTCGTTTACAGCGCCCGTAACGGTCGCGGCTGGCTCGCGCGTTTGCTGAACATCACGAGCCCGACGGGCATCGCCTGGGTCATGATCGGCATTCTGGGGCAGCTCATCTTCACCGGCCGCATGCTCGTGCAGTGGGTCGCGAGCGAGAAATCCCGCCGCTCGGTGGTGCCCGTCGCCTTCTGGTGGATGAGCCTCGGTGGCGCCGTGATGCTCGTGATCTATTTCGTGTGGCGACGCGACATCGTCGGCGTCGTCGGCCAGGGCACCGGGCTCTTTATCTACGCGCGAAATCTCATGCTCATCCGCAAGTCCCGCGGGTCGTGA
- a CDS encoding F0F1 ATP synthase subunit delta: MKISKEARRHARELFKGSFTDGRLDARKISEYSDRLVAEKPRSYVGILKEFTRLVRLELQRRHAVIESAVPLEATEVASLDADLRQRFGADLTIEHLTNPALLGGLRIKIGSDVWDGSVSNRLQIFKQQL; the protein is encoded by the coding sequence ATGAAGATCAGCAAGGAAGCTCGCCGCCACGCCCGGGAACTCTTCAAGGGGAGTTTCACCGATGGCCGGCTCGACGCGCGTAAGATTTCCGAGTATTCCGACCGGCTCGTGGCCGAGAAGCCCCGCAGCTACGTCGGAATCCTGAAGGAATTCACCCGGCTCGTCCGCCTCGAACTTCAGCGGCGCCACGCCGTGATCGAGAGCGCTGTGCCGCTCGAGGCGACCGAGGTTGCGAGCCTCGATGCGGATCTCCGCCAGCGCTTCGGCGCCGATCTCACCATCGAGCATCTCACGAATCCCGCCCTCCTCGGCGGCCTCCGCATCAAGATCGGCAGCGACGTCTGGGACGGCTCCGTCTCCAACCGACTCCAAATTTTCAAACAGCAACTGTAA
- a CDS encoding isoprenyl transferase: protein METLEIEHPQSKIQNLSAPAGPAPRHVAVIMDGNGRWAQSRGLPRIKGHEQGSKSVGECVEGCRDAGVEYLTLYAFSSENWKRPAAEVQGLMLLLERFLEQKTQEMVEKDVQLRAIGRLDELPGPCRKRLQRTIDATAGNSKLILTLALSYSGRAEIVDAVRTIVHGAKAGTISEADVTPELISAHLYTRGVPDPDLLIRTSGELRLSNFLLWQLSYTEIHVTPKLWPEFSKADLFAAIEDYNKRHRRYGGI from the coding sequence GTGGAGACTTTGGAAATCGAACATCCCCAATCGAAGATCCAGAATCTCTCCGCGCCCGCGGGGCCGGCACCTCGTCACGTTGCGGTCATCATGGACGGCAACGGCCGCTGGGCGCAGAGCCGCGGGTTGCCCCGCATCAAGGGCCACGAACAGGGCAGCAAGTCCGTCGGCGAATGCGTCGAGGGCTGCCGCGACGCCGGTGTCGAGTATCTCACGCTCTACGCATTTTCTTCCGAGAACTGGAAGCGCCCGGCCGCCGAAGTGCAGGGCCTGATGCTGCTGCTCGAGCGCTTCCTCGAGCAGAAGACGCAGGAGATGGTCGAAAAAGACGTCCAGCTCCGCGCCATCGGCCGCCTCGACGAACTTCCCGGCCCCTGCCGCAAGCGCCTGCAACGCACGATCGACGCCACGGCCGGCAACTCGAAGCTCATCCTCACGCTCGCGCTTAGCTACAGCGGCCGCGCGGAAATCGTCGACGCCGTGCGCACGATCGTCCACGGCGCAAAGGCCGGCACAATCTCCGAAGCCGACGTCACGCCCGAGCTCATCAGCGCGCATCTCTACACGCGCGGCGTGCCCGATCCCGATCTGCTCATCCGCACCTCCGGCGAGCTGCGGCTCTCGAACTTCCTGCTCTGGCAGCTCAGCTACACCGAGATCCACGTCACGCCGAAGCTCTGGCCCGAATTTTCGAAGGCGGATTTGTTTGCCGCCATCGAAGACTACAACAAACGCCACCGCCGCTACGGTGGCATCTGA